AAATGACCGATGGAGAGGGGCCTAATGTCATGATTGAAGCGGTTGGCTTGCCTGCGACATTCAAAGCTTGTGTTGAAGAAGTATGTTTCGCGGGGCGCGTGGTTTACATTGGCTATGCCAAGGCTGCCGTTGATTATGAAACCAAGTATTTTGTGATGAAGGAGCTCGATATCCGCGGATCACGCAATGCCATGCCCGAGGACTTTGACGCTGTCGTTCGTCACCTCGAAAGCGGAGTATTTCCGACTGATGCCGTGATTACCAAAACGGTCTCTTTGGAGGATGCCCCTGCGGCACTTGCTGCATGGAGTGAAAACCCCGGTGAAATCACCAAAATCCACGTTAAATTTTAACTTATAACAATCAGATATGAAACTTAACCGACAAACCGCTGCGAACCTGCCCGTTCGTCCTGAACGTATTATTCAGTTTGGCGAAGGCAACTTTCTCCGTGCCTTTGTGGACTGGATCATCCAGCACATGAATGAGAAGCAGAACTTTGATGCTTCCGTGGCTGTGGTCCAGCCGATTGCCCAAGGGTTTGCCGATATGATTAATGATCAAGATGGTCTTTATCACGTGATCCTCGAAGGCATGAAGGATGGAGAACCTGTTCGTGAGAAGCAGTTGATCGATTGTATCAGCCGTTGCCTGAATCCTTACAGTGAATTTGAAGCTTACCAGCAACTGGTCGAAAGTCCTGATGTCCGTTTTGTGATTTCAAACACGACAGAGGCGGGGATTCAGTGGGCCGACGGCGAAACGCTTGATATGAAGCCTCAGCCGTCTTTCCCTGGTAAGATGACCGCTCTGCTTCACCAACGCTATCAGAAATTCGATGGGGCCAGTGATAAAGGGCTGATAGTTCTCTGCTGTGAGCTGATTGAGGACAATGGTGACCGACTCAAGGAGATGGTTCTGAAGCATGCAAAGAATTGGGGGTTTGCTGATGATTTTGTCGGTTGGCTAGAGAATAGTTGTGCCTTCTGTTCCACCTTGGTTGACCGAATTGTTCCTGGCTTTCCCCGTGATACGATCAAAGAGATCCAGGCTGAACTTGGCTATGAAGACAATCTAGTCGTTGTCGGGGAGCACTACCATAACTGGGTTGTGAAAGCGCCTGAGTGGGTGGCGAATGAGTTTCCTGCCGACAAAGCCGAGCTGAATGTTAGCTTTGTCAATGAAGAGCAGCAGCGCGAAATTCGTGACCAGAAAGTGCGGATTCTGAACGGCTCGCATACAGGTACTGTCGCTGTGGCTTACCTAAGTGGTTTGGATGCAGTGCGTGAAACCATGGAAGATGAAACGCTCGGTGCTTTTGTCAACGAGATGTGTGCCGAGGAAATAGTTCCAAACATTCCAGGCGATCAGGAGTATTTAACTCAGTTTTCCAAGAAAATCCTTGAGCGGTTCTACAACCCGTTCATCCGTCATGAGTGGTTGACTATTTCGTTGAACTCAATGAGCAAATGGGAGACTCGTGTGCTTCCCAGCCTTCTGGATGCCGTAGAGAATAACGGAACGCTGCCCAAGCGTATTACGCTTTCTTTAGCCGCGCTTATTGCCTTTTACCGTGGAGAACGTGGTGATCAAAGTTATGAGTGTAAAGATAATGCTGACATTCTCGAACTCTATGCGAAAGTGTGGGGCGAATATGACGGTTCGGCCGAAAGTCTTCAAT
This genomic stretch from Oceaniferula marina harbors:
- a CDS encoding tagaturonate reductase, translated to MKLNRQTAANLPVRPERIIQFGEGNFLRAFVDWIIQHMNEKQNFDASVAVVQPIAQGFADMINDQDGLYHVILEGMKDGEPVREKQLIDCISRCLNPYSEFEAYQQLVESPDVRFVISNTTEAGIQWADGETLDMKPQPSFPGKMTALLHQRYQKFDGASDKGLIVLCCELIEDNGDRLKEMVLKHAKNWGFADDFVGWLENSCAFCSTLVDRIVPGFPRDTIKEIQAELGYEDNLVVVGEHYHNWVVKAPEWVANEFPADKAELNVSFVNEEQQREIRDQKVRILNGSHTGTVAVAYLSGLDAVRETMEDETLGAFVNEMCAEEIVPNIPGDQEYLTQFSKKILERFYNPFIRHEWLTISLNSMSKWETRVLPSLLDAVENNGTLPKRITLSLAALIAFYRGERGDQSYECKDNADILELYAKVWGEYDGSAESLQSLVSTVLAYEENWKRDLNEIPGLTDAVTGHLSSILDQGMLATLKTL